A stretch of Carya illinoinensis cultivar Pawnee chromosome 14, C.illinoinensisPawnee_v1, whole genome shotgun sequence DNA encodes these proteins:
- the LOC122294585 gene encoding uncharacterized protein LOC122294585 isoform X6 → MSKANLNFPSEPSLSNSFMSQNQLIDSLTSHISLYGSRSSFHSPNPNPNPIRSAILKWFSSLTVHQRQAHLTAVDSNFVRLLFQMLRKVRTNGHGSFIILPDLPSHDLPGLCFKKSRGLLSRVADSNESERLLFDSIRFFASSEGENINECSCSIKNVDTVTVSEELVENLDRFVNTMDEISNRGFLRGEETELGSDWVELEWLKAKGYYTMEAFVANRLEVALRLAWMNCNNGRKRGVKLKEKASAAGVAANVFWRKKGCVDWWVNLDTVTRRKILTLALGKSAKALTHEILKGATSGLEDEMWLLSAGVEHPERYNHAVTMQKTIPCVTAEAELGSIITPATLLGKHTSLANAFNSILVLQDIIMIIFSCHSSVYDKVKVFFSTLGSVCTISDCIFRKLRGFLMAVSLDCTKLELLGEEIKKSSANKSNEKLGAVSRRKKARTRNMKKDVNCAIAHEQKVDLMEPKKIPYIPQVKESCRETSTVLVEHAQGMMVEKAQTSSRKSKKEKNKNKKSGFNNLVQVINLERSVQEDTSHSVVSQGEAAKSGRASDNSTAHNEIVDNPIGNNTLASDSSVCCGFANGPAKEDDAMESIQGASDISASQNATADNRTGSNILPSNSSLPGSSANGHSGADNPMQSIRGGYVNGSSDSLCCIDPECYNLPNNRLANQSISSRIETLICNTKPPTMPALEVDTVLSNGDIDSQNCANRGETNVKLTFPDKPIRPFDVKEESFQVRRSASVNTYDTGPSNSSERPSNEWPIVAPFYFPSFNSHLPAATDRLHLDVGRNWHNHFQQSFIPTIHHARNSPIEGGCNPVLSRPLPMSLDWPPVVRNACGLAPSVTCNYESGFIPRLQSTYPQGFTPHNLRLNAMAIDDERKYSVDVTDLVTNTQELADECDSHCISEEDVEVHAVSGMDYNQYFGGGVMYWNPSDLPGTGFSRPPSLSSDDSSWAWREADMIRAVDDMVAYSSSYSTNGLTSPTAASFGSPFDPLGAGALGYVMPGSEVPGKMLHPSSALADTTAEEEPTGSLSNLPSDVEGKTGDSLPYPILRPIIIPPMSRERSRSEFKRNPDHKSPCVPPARREQPRIKRPPSPVVLCVPRAPRPPPPSPVSDSRKQRGFPTVRSGSSSPRHWGVRGWYHDGNNLDDACLRMDGTEVVWPTWRNNNLAAHPMIQPLPATLLQDRLIAMSQLARDQEHPDIAFPLQPPELQSCPTQKASLSLMHSLLHDEIDSFCKQVAAANMARKPYINWAIKRVTRSLQVLWPRSRTNVYGSNATGLSLPTSDVDLVVYLPPVRNLEPIKEAGILEGRNGIKETCLQRKREDNNVQFQENLIAT, encoded by the exons ATGTCCAAGGCGAACCTCAATTTCCCTTCCGAACCTTCACTCTCCAACTCGTTCATGTCTCAGAACCAGCTCATCGACTCGCTCACCTCCCACATCTCCCTCTATGGTTCCCGCTCCAGCTTCCACTCCCCAAACCCTAATCCTAACCCCATCAGGTCCGCCATTCTCAAATGGTTCTCATCTCTCACTGTACACCAGCGCCAAGCTCATCTAACGGCCGTCGATTCCAACTTCGTACGACTCCTCTTCCAGATGCTCCGCAAAGTCCGCACCAATGGCCACGGCTCCTTCATCATCCTCCCCGACCTCCCCTCACATGACCTCCCCGGCCTCTGCTTCAAGAAGTCACGCGGTCTCCTCTCCCGCGTCGCCGATTCCAACGAGTCGGAACGGCTACTCttcgactcgattcggttcTTTGCCTCCTCGGAAGGCGAAAACATCAACGAGTGCTCGTGTTCGATCAAGAATGTCGACACGGTGACGGTTAGCGAGGAGTTGGTCGAGAATTTGGATAGGTTCGTGAATACTATGGATGAAATATCGAATAGGGGCTTCTTGAGAGGTGAAGAGACCGAGTTGGGATCGGATTGGGTGGAATTGGAGTGGTTGAAGGCGAAAGGGTACTATACCATGGAGGCTTTTGTGGCGAATAGGTTGGAAGTGGCGCTGAGGCTGGCGTGGATGAATTGTAATAATGGGAGGAAAAGAGGAGTGAAGTTGAAGGAGAAGGCAAGTGCGGCAGGCGTTGCGGCCAATGTGTTTTGGAGGAAGAAGGGCTGTGTGGATTGGTGGGTTAATTTGGATACCGTGACTAGGAGGAAGATTTTGACATTGGCGTTGGGGAAATCAGCAAAAGCtttg ACTCATGAGATTCTGAAGGGTGCAACTAGTGGTTTGGAGGATGAGATGTGGCTTTTAAGTGCAGGAGTGGAACATCCAGAGAGATACAATCATGCTGTCACAATGCAAAAGACTATCCCCTGTGTCACTGCAGAAGCAGAACTTGGCTCGATCATTACCCCTGCTACTCTTTTGGGCAAACATACTTCCTTAGCCAATGCATTTAATAGCATACTTGTGCTTCAGgatattattatgattatattctCATGTCATAGTAGTGTGTATGATAaagttaaagtattttttagtaCACTGGGATCTGTTTGTACCATTTCTGATTGTATATTTAGAAAACTGCGAGGATTTCTTATGGCAGTTTCACTTGATTGCACAAAACTTGAACTTCTGGGAGAGGAAATCAAGAAGTCATCAGCTAATAAATCCAATGAAAAGCTTGGTGCGGTTAGCCGTAGGAAGAAGGCGAGGACCCGCAATATGAAAAAG GATGTTAATTGTGCAATTGCACATGAACAGAAGGTAGATTTGATGGAGCCCAAAAAGATACCTTATATTCCTCAGGTGAAAGAGAGTTGCAGAGAGACATCAACTGTTCTGGTG GAACATGCCCAAGGAATGATGGTTGAAAAAGCTCAAACTTCTTCGAGGAAgagtaagaaagaaaaaaacaaaaataaaaaatctgggTTTAACAATCTTGTGCAAGTGATAAATTTGGAGAGATCAGTCCAGGAAGATACCTCTCACTCTGTTGTTTCTCAGGGTGAGGCAGCAAAGTCTGGTCGAGCATCAGATAATTCAACCGCCCATAATGAAATAGTTGATAATCCAATTGGCAATAATACCCTTGCATCTGATTCAAGTGTTTGTTGTGGTTTTGCTAATGGGCCTGCTAAGGAGGATGATGCCATGGAAAGCATTCAAGGAGCATCTGATATTTCAGCCAGTCAGAATGCAACAGCTGATAATAGAACTGGTAGTAATATCCTTCCATCAAATTCAAGTCTTCCTGGTAGTTCTGCTAATGGGCATAGTGGGGCGGATAATCCCATGCAAAGCATTCGAGGAGGTTATGTTAATGGTTCTAGTGATAGTTTATGTTGTATTGATCCAGAGTGTTATAACTTACCTAACAATAGGCTTGCAAATCAAAGTATATCTTCCAGAATTGAAACCCTAATCTGTAATACAAAGCCTCCTACTATGCCTGCACTGGAGGTTGATACTGTTCTCAGCAATGGAGATATCGATTCTCAGAATTGTGCAAATAGAGGTGAAACTAATGTGAAACTAACTTTTCCTGACAAACCAATCCGACCTTTTGATGTGAAAGAGGAGTCTTTTCAGGTTAGACGTTCAGCGAGTGTAAATACATATGATACTGGACCTTCAAATTCTTCAGAGCGCCCTTCAAATGAGTGGCCCATTGTAGCTCCCTTTTATTTTCCCTCTTTCAACTCACATCTTCCAGCTGCTACTGATCGATTGCATCTGGATGTTGGTCGGAACTGGCATAATCACTTCCAACAATCATTCATACCCACAATTCATCATGCAAGAAACTCTCCAATTGAAGGTGGGTGTAACCCAGTTCTGTCTCGACCATTACCAATGAGTTTAGATTGGCCGCCAGTGGTTCGAAATGCTTGTGGACTGGCTCCATCAGTAACTTGTAATTATGAGTCTGGATTTATCCCAAGGCTGCAGTCTACATATCCACAAGGTTTCACTCCTCACAACTTGCGGCTTAATGCAATGGCCATTGATGATGAAAGGAAGTATTCTGTGGATGTCACAGACTTGGTAACGAATACACAGGAACTAGCAGACGAATGTGATAGCCACTGCATATCAGAGGAGGATGTTGAGGTGCATGCTGTTTCTGGGATGGATTATAATCAATACTTTGGCGGAGGTGTGATGTACTGGAATCCTTCTGATCTTCCAGGAACAGGTTTCTCTCGACCTCCTTCACTAAGCTCTGATGATAGCTCATGGGCTTGGCGTGAGGCTGATATGATTAGGGCTGTTGATGACATGGTTGCATATTCTTCTTCTTATAGTACGAATGGCTTGACTTCACCAactgcagcttcatttggttcTCCTTTTGATCCTTTGGGTGCTGGTGCTCTTGGCTATGTAATGCCAGGAAGTGAAGTACCTGGCAAGATGTTGCATCCCTCTTCAGCATTGGCAGACACGACAGCAGAGGAGGAACCTACTGGTTCTTTGTCCAATTTACCCAGTGATGTTGAAGGAAAGACAGGAGATTCACTTCCTTACCCCATTCTGCGGCCAATCATCATTCCCCCTATGTCTAGAGAAAGATCAAGGTCCGAGTTTAAGCGTAATCCTGATCACAAAAGCCCATGTGTTCCTCCTGCGAGGCGGGAGCAACCTCGGATAAAGCGACCGCCATCACCTGTAGTGCTTTGTGTTCCAAGGGCTCCACGTCCACCACCACCCTCTCCTGTGAGTGACTCCAGAAAACAAAGGGGTTTCCCAACTGTTAGATCTGGTAGTTCGAGCCCAAGGCATTGGGGTGTTAGAGGCTGGTACCATGATGGAAATAACCTTGATGATGCTTGTTTGCGCATGGATGGCACTGAAGTTGTTTGGCCTACTTGGAGAAATAACAATCTTGCAGCTCATCCAATGATTCAGCCTCTACCTGCAACTTTGCTGCAAGATCGGCTGATTGCAATGTCACAGCTGGCTCGTGATCAGGAACAT CCAGATATTGCATTTCCCTTGCAACCACCAGAGTTACAGAGCTGTCCTACACAGAAGGCCTCTCTTTCTTTGATGCACAGCCTCCTTCATGATGAGATTGACTCATTCTGCAAGCAG GTTGCTGCTGCAAATATGGCCAGGAAGCCCTACATCAATTGGGCCATCAAGCGGGTTACAcgatctctccaagtcctatgGCCAAGGTCCCGGACAAATGTATATGGTTCAAATGCAACTGGTTTGTCCCTGCCAACGAGTGATGTGGACCTCGTGGTTTATCTCCCTCCAGTGAGGAACCTG GAACCTATTAAAGAAGCCGGGATATTGGAGGGACGTAATGGCATTAAAGAAACATGCCTTCAG aGGAAAAGAGAGGACAACAATGTTCAGTTTCAAGAAAATTTAATAGCAACATGA